The Rattus norvegicus strain BN/NHsdMcwi chromosome 9, GRCr8, whole genome shotgun sequence genome contains the following window.
ATCCGCCTCACGCCCCTCGACCCTCTCCCAAGAGAAAGGGCCTGTTTGACAAACAATAACAGAGGCGCAACTCTTGCAATCTGCCCACACCTTTGGGGATGTCTGGGAAGAGGGTGACACTCGTTCACACCCAAGTAGCTAAAAGCAGCgtggaaaggagggaaagagagagggctCTGTGGTAGCCGAACTTTACAGACGCAAAGCCCTAGGTACTTAggtggaggggggaagggagggctcTTGGGGTAGGGCCCGAGCCTCGGTGTGCGAAAGAGTGCGTAGATTCCAGTACGCGCCTCTCCTCTGCTCGCTCCCAGTATCTACTTCTTTGTCCCTCGCCACAGGCCTCCACTGCAGAGATCTGCACGCTGTGGTTGTGCAGCTCCTTGACCCCAAGGGTATATCCACAGCGCCCACCCGCGGCCCCAAAGCACCTAGAGAACAGGTTTTCCGTGTTAACCAACCACACCAACCTGAGACGCCCTGAAGTCCTCAAAACCCGAATCAGAAGCCCAGACCCTGGGACCCAATTCAACGGTTTTCCTCATCCTCATCCGTCATCcaaccatgcatccatccatccttgcatgcatacatgcatgcatgcatgcataccatACAAATCGGTGGACAGAAGCGCGGATAGTTCtttgcccagctatgggctgaaAACGGGCGCCCCCTTTGCAGCTCTCTTGCCTCCTGCTCAACCAAGACCCCCTCCGCGACGGGAGAACAGCTCAATTACGAAGGGAGCAAAGAAACGAAATCCCGGGCTCAAACGCCCTGCCCACCGGAGCTTCTCAGGTCCCCCTTTCTGTAGCGCGTTCCCCACCCCCACGGTCCCCAGCTCAGGGGCGGTCGGGGACGCGCGGCGGTGCTAGGGGTCCTGCCCCGCTCCGCGGGAACAAAGCCCGCCGCGGGAGCTCGTGGCCGCGCTCAGAACGGGTGACAAAGGCAGGCAGGCGGTGCCAAGCTCCAAGGCAGCGCTCCTATGGCCGGGCGAGAAGGAGGCCCCAAAGATGGGTACAATTTGCACCCAGATTTTTCTGGGCGTCTgtggttttttgggggtttttttttgtttttttcttgtgtgcCCAAAGACCTGTTGGGTGACTCAGCTCTTATCTATCTGGTCCTGCCACCTCAGCAGCCTTGCTGTTCTCTCATGCCCGCTCAAGTCTCCTCCATCTCAACCAGCTTTTCTCTCCACCTCACTCCTTTTACCTTCTCGCTTTGAGGGTtagcttttttcccctttttttctttcccatggAAAAGCACTGTTAACCGGATTCTGCAGACAGCTCTATGTTCAAATAACATTCTAAAAGACCTTTCTGGGCAGTCGCTGGCAGAAAGGGGGAGGTAATGGGagccttttaattttattatgcaAACTGcactctaaataaaataaaatgccctTAGAACGAGTTCGAAGAAAGACAGACTTAGCCCTGAGGCCCAACAGATTCCTGCCGAATTCGGCAAATGTCCCTGTCGGCTCCCACAAATCACATAAATGGTAGAGTCGAGTcggggaggagagaaagacaccacacacacacacacacacacacacacacacacacacacacacacacacaccgtggaATGGAAACCCCATTCCATATGAAAATGGGAACCCAAGtctcctgggggggggggagttctaATCGTGCATTCTAACCCTGGATGGGAATTGCTGCCAAGACCCTACCAATAAAATCGTACAATTTTTTAATTTGGGGTACTTTGAATGCTGTGTACTCCAAGCAAAATTTTACTTGATCGGTTTTGTGGgataaaaatgagagaaaaacagtcctcctcGGCATTTGACAGAGTATATGCCGCGACTTCTgggtgattttgtgtgtgtgtgtgtgtgtgtgtgtgccctggtTTAATACTAAATTGTTTGATGTTTATCAACTGTCGCTCTGAGCCAGGGATCCTTTCCTCCTCGGGCTTTACTAACCAGGGTCCTTGCAGAAAATTTAGGCAGAAAGGCAAATATGAAAAAGCAATACTGGACACACAGGAAGCCATTGTGAGCAAGGTCACATCATTCTAACACCTAGACTTCCGTTAAGTAGTTTAGTGGctgaaattatattcttgcaAACTGTGGGATATCAGAAGCATCAACTCTCTGCGAATACACTTGCCACTGTGCTTTCTAAAGTGGATAGCAACGACTACATTTTCTTGAAAACACCATAAAGTAGGGCTGTCCCAGGCAGGCACTGAGTTGGAGAGGGCCCCAGGGAAGGAGCAGAACAGTGAAAGGAGGGCTCCAGtagcagaggagaaaagaagccaggaagCACTGTTTGGCAGATGTGAAAAGAGCAGCAACCATCAGCACGAAATGCCCGATCTACACCAGGCTCCTCGGACAGTAGCTAAGGTcaaatgtcaaaacaaaacaacaacaagaaaaaggcACAAAAGTACAAGAATTGCTCTCTAAGATGCTACACCAGCTTTCTTCTCCATCCCAGCACCGTTTGTTGGTTGGGCCTCAGAGAAGATGCTGTAACACTTAGAGGCGATGCTTGGTGGGGGAAGACCTCAAGCAAAGAGTAACTCCAATCTCTTAGGACCAGGACTGGTGCACGAATATAATTTACCAGACACCTCTGGTAAAGCTCAGTTCATATTACTGGGctattgtttggtttgtttgtttgtttgtttgttgtttgtttttatgacacacacacatccacacacacaccaaatttacCTTGAAATATTTTTCTAGCTAGGACATATCCACGTTTGTTGCAAATGAATCATATTTTCACCATCACCTCTAGTCTATCAGCTGGGCTCTGTGTTACCTAGTGCTAGGAGTTGAAATTTGAAAGAGACCATGATGTCGGGGAGCACAGGAAGGGTGGTGAAGGGCAGCCAAGAATAATCCATTAGTTGCAGCTTCTCCAGCAATTGGAAGAGAGCATTACCAGCCTTGACAGGTCCATGCACACAGCTAGAGTGAGCAAACAGTTGGAAATGGGTTGCTTCAAAAGCACATACAGGATTACCAAGTTACTGTgctttctcagtttattttccaCAATTAGAAATGCCCTCTAGTTTAAGAAGAAGGGAACTTACTTTAAGGAATCATAGTGTCTTTGAATTCATAATTACTCCTTCAAACTGTTCCCCAAAAAACCTAAGTGCTCACTCCCTTCCTTCAGATCATATAGACCAGCTATTAAAAGGACACAAAGCAGGGGCAATACACACTCCAAAACCATAGCAATACCAAGAAATGGCTCGTTCACTGTCCACTAGGTAAAGCCCCTTTTCTAACCAAAAGCCGGTGCTGCAGAGCCCCCCCCCTCTTTTGTATAAGCCATACAGTACAGACTGTAGGTaggttgaacatttattttaatgtgtaaaTGCTAAGAGAAACTGCTTTTGTGCTGTGCTTTATTGGACTGCCTTATCATTGCCAAATGGAAGCCAGTGAGGGGGTGCCCGTTTCATCTTGGGCACATCTGACTCAGGTAATTTTCTGCATTCTCTCATTTGGCAAAAGCAATTTCACCATCCTCAACAATTAAGTCTGTAGCTTTTGCCCAGAACTTTGGATCTTAATTTATACCCACCTTGATTATTCCCACCCTCAAGACATCGCAGAATTCTAACGTGGTCCCTGTAAAGTAGCAGCTCACCTCAAATTAACTTGTTGCTTTACCCCCAAATTCTTATATTCTGCTTCTTTTACTGAAAGGTATCTAAATCTATAGAAATCACGAGGGTTCCCTccacttccctgttcttttgagtatgttttttgagaaagaaaagggggggggagcaGCTGCTTAGACAACCATAGCTCCCAGGAACTATAACACAGGAGAATGGGAGAATGTGCTATGTGAAGAATAGGGAGGCCTTCGCCAATGTTTTGCGAtatgaatgaatttttaaaaagtgtcttttTCTACTAGTACATTCTGAATGCTTTGAACAACCCTGGGCGTGCAAAGCAAGCTAGGTTTTGGGTCTTGTCCCATTCTGTGGACTCCTAGAAGTCTTTTGTCTGCAACGCAGTGCTGAGGAAGAAAGCAGTGTTTGTGCTCAAATTACAATTTCCCCAATTCTCCACTCGGTTTTATTAGCACAAACCTGACAGTGCATTTCCTGACTAAGTGTAAGGTCCAGGTGAAATCAAATGGTTCAAGTGTATCTGAGTGAGTCTCTCTTGCTTGCATGATTCCTATAATCTTTCAAACCTAGATGAGCTCACCCTTCAATCCAACCCTGACCTGCTAAAATTAGTTTCAAAGAAAAACTTAAGGCTGAAGCCTGGTTGGCTTGGAGCAGTGTTGAAATGAAGCCAGTGGCAACAGCCCCCACCCCTAGAGGAGCAGCGAAGCTATCAGAAAGGTCAGGCTTTGTGACTCTTATTCACAGGTGCCTTCAGCTGCACTGTGGAAGCCAGCTTCACGCCCTAGTCACTCAAGCCTTGTCTTTCTTAGTAACTCTCTAAATCTCCTTGGGAAAATTGTTGGAGACAAACTGACTAAATCCTCAAAACCAACTAGGATTTGCTCTTTGCTGTTTTAGGTAGCCTCCTACTTTGCTACAGAACTTTTTGGCTCTTTGTTACGGTTTTCATTGGCAGCACCcatacacaaaaggaaaaaaaaaaaaaaacatcttggAGGCAGAAACTTTATGCTCCACTAAAATTCCACTTTATCTGTCCTTAAAAAGGTTCAAGTCCACGGTTACCTCTACCCTCTGTCTAgattgcattttcttttctctacaaAGCCTTTCAAGGCTAACTGTTAAATCCTTTGAAGAACAGTGGGAATGAAAATAGCTACTAGGTATCAAATGGACTGAAAGATCCCAGCACCTCCTATATCCTCAAGACCCTGTTATACCCAATTGTGAGATTATATCCTGCTGAAAGAACCATCATTTTTACATATACTGCTTCAGAATTCATTTTGCTTTCTAGTTCAATTCTAAAAAATATCTGTCATCATCAGCCTGATAGTTTCCTAAGTAACCTATACTGTAACCATAACAGAAATTCTTTAACTGTTCTACTGTTCTCaatgttttctctctcctctctctctctctctctctctctctctctctctctctctctctctctctctctctctctctctctctctctctctctctctctctctctcataaagaGCCCTAGCCATACTTTCCAGGGAGAAACAGTTTCAACACTCTCTGACTTCCTGGATCATTTGCAGACATGGCTAGCGTGGGAGAGATCACTGTCCTGGTATTTTAAAATCCTGTGTTGTCCAatcatttcctttcttcccttgaaCATACACAGGAAAGGTAAGGGTGTTTGTTCTTCTGGCAAGTTTGGAAAGACAGATTTGCTTTTGAACTGGCTACATTTTCCTCAGCTCCTGCTAAGTCGAGTCAGTGCGCCCCCTGCTGACTAGTCAATAGTGTAGTGCTAAGCAAAGTTTATTTTGTTCAGTAAACCGTGTCATATAAAATTAACAACAACCAATAAAATTAGCTTATATGTTTCAACTGTAAAagtccaaaacaaaataaagctagTTTTAGTGGTCCTAGAAATCTCTAGTTTGGCTTCTCCTCTTTGGCTGAATCAAGGTCCTTTTATCTAAAGCCCAGTGCACAAACATATAGCTTAATGTGACGAGtgttcttccttttatttcttctttctctatggCAACCAATATGCTCTGCTCAGAAATGTTCCCCATCAAGGAAACAAATGATCTTCAGGGAGCAGCTCTATATGGCATCTGGTCCAATGGAGCACACGGAGTTAACCCCAGTCAGAGGCAAGGCTGTAAACAAGGGGAGGAAACCTGGTGATTCTGAGCCCCTCCCCAACTgacacctcttcctcccccattACAAACCACTGCATTGATTTAGCATCAACTGTTTCCAAATAAATTACCAATTCAAAATTGCAAGGTGTTCTGTATACAAAAGTGCAGCATAATTTCAGACATttgacacacacaccccctcccaaTGTGGCTTTCTTCAAAAGAACAAATCCaagaagcttttaaaaatcaTCCCCTGACTATTTCACTAAAGTGAGATAATCACACTGGCCTGGACTTAACATAGCTATTTCTTTCAGCCATATTTATTTAAGTAAGTACACCTCTGAATTTTAAAAAACGGGGGGAAAGTGATAAGGAGGGATAGAGCTGACTGTCACAAATAGAGAACATGGAAAATCTGGTACTCTATGCTGAAGCTCCAGTGTCCTTGGGGAGTGGAGAGCGGGATGTCCTGGTTAGTTTTGATTGATCACCTTCTTTCTGATGGGTTTTCACTACTGAGCCAAGAGCTGCAGCCCACTGCCTGCTCCCCAGTTGCAGCtttaacggggggggggggggggagacattgacttcctgcctcttctccctcATTGCTTCCTCATCTCCagccctctgccctctggttgccagccccctcccctcctcactcGATCCTATAGCTCCCTGCCCTAATCTGGGCAGATTCACAGATCAGTTACCCCCACCATCGACAGGCCAGGCTTCTCCCTCTTTCAGCCCTGatcctctggggggggggggattccaAATAAGAAACACTTATATAGTGCATATTTAGTAAGCAACTCTTTTCTAGGGTTTACCCCTCCCATGATCAACAATTAAAATtaatagatctctctctctctctctctctctctctctctctctctctgtctctctgtctctctgtctctctctctctctctctctctctctctctctctctctctctctctctctctctctctcagaagggTAAAGCTCTTGCTGTGAGGGCCATTGGAATCAGTCCAcctttttatgtattattttagcAACGTCAGACCTGTTTTACTCACTCCCTCCGACAcactttcccttcccctctcctcccaagcaataaaaataaagcttCCAAAGCTTCAAGAACACGAATAAATAcaccagaaaggaaggaaaaggaggaagcagagaaagaaaatgaaaaggcaaacaaaacaacaacaaaaaacacttaCCCAGCAAATTCCCAAGGTTAGACTTTTAAATAAAAGGtggtggttggtttttttgtttgtttgtttgtttttttaattttttttttaaataaggtgcCTGGAGGGGCAGAGGAGAAGGCATGTTCTTTACTCTCCAGAGCCGAGGCTTCCTTAGCCTTCGCTTTACACTGACTCCTCTAAGCCTGGTTCTCACTCGTCTATTATTTTcaccaaaatatatgaaaatgtatGCAAATGAAAATCAGCACTAACTGTTCTCCCCTTGTTAtatactttggatttttttttttccagacaaaaCAATCACACTCCGCAGAGGGAGGGGGCGGATGGGGTGGGGCGGGAGTCCGGGTTTGGGGGGGGAAGCTGGGGAGCGATTTGAGAACTAAgtagggggggggggagaaggggacAGACCTGGGAACAGAAGTGCGTTTCTGTTATTGAGGAGCAcagtgtttgggggggggggggcttcccgAACGTGCACACCCTCCTTGCAAAGAGAGAAAGTGGATCTGTTTGCAGGGGCGCTATCCCGTTTCATCAGGCCACCTGAGACGGCTTTTGAAAGCGTGTACTGTGAAACTCATAGCAGTAATTTAGACAAAATCCTCACTGTATATTAATGAAAGGCGGCCCCATGGCTCTGTTCCTATCCTCCCCATTCAGTGTAAACAAAACCACGAGACTCTTTCGGTTTTTGAGCCGGATCCAAGCAAAATCGGCAGGAAAGGAAAACACGGGGTGCTGGCACCGACTATTCAAACGTCTGCACCTGGAGATCTCAGATTTATTCAATGAAATCTGTGTTCCatcttttatatatacatatacgcatatataaatataaaaaggaacCTTTTAGAAGGGAGGGGGGAATCCGTTCTGTTTGGGGCTTTGGTTACTGCTGCCTTTTAGATCTGTTCCTACGATGGTATCTTTTCACCCCGGCAAGCAGGAGCTGGACCCGATCCTACATAAATGCTCCGCATCTACAGTTAATCTCGAGATCACGCAGAGGCTGCGAGGCTGCTGCTGAGCTGGAGAGCTCCCTCTGTAACTGAGTTCACCTAAGTGAGCTCGCTAGAGAAATTATGCATCGGGGAGAAGGCAGACCAGTTCTTTATATTCGGAGCACACCGGCAGCCGGGTTACGTTCTCGGCTGCAGCTCGGGCTGGGGACTGCAGACTGCAGGCCGGTGCCCTGCAGCTGAGGGTGCGGGGTGCAAGCACACGCACACTCATTAAGAGTCGTGTATTTATTGAATGTCCGAATTGGGTTAGTTCATTGGAAATCCCCAAGGAGGATTTAATTTGCCCTTGTTTTCGTTgccactttctcttttttcttggtTCGCTGAGGTTCCTCTGTGCGGCGTTTCCGCTTGGccgcttcccccccccccatacacaccccaccccaccccctcttctcCCGCCTACCAGGCGCACTCCTCCTCCCGGCCCCTTAACTCTTTCAGCTGGGTTGCGGCTGAGAAAGCACTTGTCGCCAGCGGTCAGAGCCACCTCGCAAACCTGAGacccaaagaaaaaggaaaataaagcgcCCCCATGCCCAAGAATAGCAAGCGAGTAAAAACCCCaccaatgaacacacacacacacacacacacacacacacacatacacacacacacacacacacacacacgagtcagCAGTGAAGGAGGCgcgcgggggtggggtgggggtgggggacagctaGCGGCCCTCGGCCCTCTAGGCGAGCTGAGGCAGACACTGCTTTCTAAAGGCATTGGGATCGAATACACTTACGATGAATCTAGGGGGACGGTCGGGCTGATTGCCTTTCAAATACCTCGCGTGGCTTCGTTGACCGGCACCCTCCAAACTCACAAGGGCACGCATGATACTTGCAAGAATCCCagaggagggtgggtgggagggaggaaaggagggagaaggagggaggggggagcgAGCAGCCGCAGCAAGCGGTCCGTCTCGCACGCGCGGGCCCCGCGCTGGTACAGGGCTGCAGGTTTCCCAGATGATGGCATCCGAGAACTTAAACAAAGAAGGTCGCCGCCGGCGCGCCGCGGCTGCACAAAGTTGCAGTGGCGAATTTCCAAGAAGCTTGGCCACAGGAGCTCTGCGCCAGGCAAGccttcctttcccacctcccaCAGGACGGAGATGGGGGCCCACACGtgaagggaagaggaaacttTGAAACCAGTGGGGACACATCTGTCTATAGGTATTAGCTTGAACCGTACATCCGCGGCGCGCGCTTTACAAATCTCTCGCGTGGGGTGGGGGTGCGACACAACGCAGACTAGGTAGAATGGGTAGACTGCTATTTTTCATGATTTTTCccctcttcattttccttttggttccccttctccccgccccctccttttctcttccatttctcccccaaccccccagaccAATCGCGAACGCAGGGAGCCGCCAAGGGAACGCAGACGTTTGGGCCGGACACTAAGAGTTAAGATGTGGCGATGGGGTGGAGCGGGGGGGGGGCAACGGAGGGGGCGGCGGGGGAGGGGCGTGGAGGGGAAAGTGGCGCGGAGGAgggaggctggggggggggggacgacagATTTCCAGCTTCTACGACGCTCTGCCTAAATTAAAAAGCAACCAATCGGAACGGCCGGAAGGGGGGCCAGGCGTCCTAAGCCAGTCATTCCAGGCCTGCCAATCACTCAGCGGGTAACCAATCAGCAGGGGCCCTGGTGCTCGACTTCCTTGTATTTGGGAAAGTGTGGTGGTGGGTGCGCGCTTGCGGCGGAGGGTAAACATTCGACAGTCCCTGCtctgagagggagggacagagagcgAACTGTCAGATCCTAGCGGGAGCGGGCgctcgagagagagagagagagagagagagagagagagagagagagagagagagagagagagagagagagagaacctgggcGCAGAGCTAGCTCCCGCTGCAACTCTGCCCCGGCACTCCTGCTCCCGCGCCCGCCGTCGGGTACTCTAGGAGCGGTACAACGTGCCCACAGGAGTTGGTTGTGTATCAAGGATCCCCTGTACGCACATACACATCTCCACCTCCACCAATgcactcttcttcctcctccttctccagacAACTGccggggaaaaaataaaacatcaaccCCAACCTTCAGCAGCAAGGTAAAAGAACAATTCgacatttttttcctgttcaATTTTTGCCTTGTTATATTTGTTTCCTAATTTCTACCCAAAAGGAAAGATGTCGCACCAGACTGTGAGTGTTGCGAGGAAAATGAAAAGGGACGCTTGTTTCAGAAACATCCGAGAGCTCCTGCAATAACAACTTCAGAGAAATGCACCATCGCAAGAAGTTTTCCtaggacaaaacaaaacttgaaaggagagaaccagagGGGGAGAGCAGGAGCCAGCCTCCCCACTTCGCAGACGCGAGCCGCCAGCATCACCACGCCTGTAAGAACCGGAAAAGTTTTACTATAGTAAGGAGAAACAGTAAGATGTGTTGCTGAAGAACGGGGAAGACAGCGGACCAACAAGGAAAGGCCGGATTTCTGGCCACCCACAATTtggccaaggaagaaaggaaCCGCTTCGTCCTTTGTTGTCTCCGGTAAAACCTTCGCTTAGCAGGTGGACAGAGCCCTGTGCCCGGGCAGAGTCCGCACCCGCCCGAGGACAGGAGCAGCAGCGGAGCCCCTGCTCCCGGAGAGAGCGCCCGAAGTACGGGTCCCCGCCCCAGTGGGCGAGCCTCGCTGGAGTCAGCCGATTGCTCCCGGCCAGGGGGGAGACCACGACCCCCCCTGAAGGGGCTGGCCACGGAGCTCGCCCGGAGAAGCGATCCCCCCTCCCCAGGGCACTGCTCCTGCTgcggcggctgctgctgctgaccgaGGCCAGTCAGCGACCCCCGCGCCTTGCCAAGCGGCCTTGCAGCTGCAGCCCCGggccgcggcggcggcggcggcgggggcggAGGCGgcggaggaggaggcggcggagAAGGCGGCGGGGCCGGCGGGGACCCGGGGCGGGGGAGGAGGAGCGGGGGGAGGAGGCGGGAGGCGGGGgggcgcggcggcggcggcggcggcggccgcgGCTGCTgctgcggcggcggcggtggtggcggCGGTGGGGTGGCGGGAGCGGAGCGGCATGGCCACGGCGGCTTCTAACCCCTACCTGCCGGGGAACAGCCTGCTCGCGGCCGGATCCATTGTGCACTCGGACGCGGCCGGGGCGGGCGGCGGCGGAGggggcggcggcggtggcggcggcggggcggggggcggcggcggcggcatgCAGCCGGGAAGCGCCGCCGTGACCTCGGGCGCCTACCGGGGGGATCCGTCCTCCGTCAAGATGGTCCAGAGTGACTTCATGCAGGGGGCCATGGCCGCCAGCAACGGCGGCCATATGCTGAGCCACGCGCACCAGTGGGTCACCGCCCTGCCCCACgctgccgccgctgccgccgctgctgccgccgccgccgtgGAAGCCAGCTCTCCGTGGTCGGGCAGCGCGGTGGGCATGGCCGGCAGCCCCCAGCAGCCACcacagccgccgccgccgccgccgcaggGCCCCGACGTGAAGGGAGGCGCTGGACGCGAAGACCTGCACGCCGGCACAGCGCTGCACCACCGCGGACCGCCGCACCTCGGGCCCCCGCCACCGCCCCCTCACCAGGGACACCCTGGAGGCTGGGGGGCCGCagccgccgctgccgctgccgccgccgccgccgctgccgccgctcACCTCCCGTCCATGGCGGGCGGCCAGCAGCCGCCGCCGCAGAGTCTGCTGTACTCGCAGCCCGGAGGCTTCACGGTGAACGGCATGCTGAGCGCGCCCCCGGGGCcaggcggtggcggcggcggagCGGGCGGTGGAGCCCAAAGCCTGGTTCACCCGGGGTTAGTGCGCGGGGACACGCCCGAGCTGGCGgagcatcatcaccaccatcaccaccacgcGCACCCGCACCCGCCGCACCCGCACCACGCGCAGGGACC
Protein-coding sequences here:
- the Pou3f3 gene encoding POU domain, class 3, transcription factor 3: MATAASNPYLPGNSLLAAGSIVHSDAAGAGGGGGGGGGGGGGAGGGGGGMQPGSAAVTSGAYRGDPSSVKMVQSDFMQGAMAASNGGHMLSHAHQWVTALPHAAAAAAAAAAAAVEASSPWSGSAVGMAGSPQQPPQPPPPPPQGPDVKGGAGREDLHAGTALHHRGPPHLGPPPPPPHQGHPGGWGAAAAAAAAAAAAAAAAHLPSMAGGQQPPPQSLLYSQPGGFTVNGMLSAPPGPGGGGGGAGGGAQSLVHPGLVRGDTPELAEHHHHHHHHAHPHPPHPHHAQGPPHHGGGGAGPGLNSHDPHSDEDTPTSDDLEQFAKQFKQRRIKLGFTQADVGLALGTLYGNVFSQTTICRFEALQLSFKNMCKLKPLLNKWLEEADSSTGSPTSIDKIAAQGRKRKKRTSIEVSVKGALESHFLKCPKPSAQEITNLADSLQLEKEVVRVWFCNRRQKEKRMTPPGIQQQTPDDVYSQVGTVSADTPPPHHGLQTSVQ